The proteins below are encoded in one region of Microbacterium pygmaeum:
- a CDS encoding glycosyltransferase family 4 protein: MPPRVLVDLLGFTGARGGTETYTREIVTRLPKFLPDAQFVALANRTALERVGGFFPGEVRAVRWVGADRVTWAAGELVAVNRAARALDIDVIWSPANFGPISRAPAARVITAHDVIYHEARGSGLAGILAWPSSMLMERSVRTADAVITGSHAAAAALESHIGVPASAMSVIPHGTRNGVAPEAPWAQLAPLGIAPGRPLVLSTGNRLPHKNFDGLVRALATIRPERRPLLVITGGRRDDPLVPLTRDLRLTDDVRLPGWVSADQLESLYAVADLYTCPSLSEGFGLPVVDAMRRGCVVLANDVPVLREVGGTAARYADAASPAAFGRAITEALDAAPDADRRAQGRDWSERFTWEESARRTAAVLTQAAALTERRRA, translated from the coding sequence ATGCCGCCGAGAGTCCTCGTCGATCTGCTCGGGTTCACCGGCGCGAGGGGCGGCACCGAGACGTACACCCGGGAGATCGTCACACGTCTCCCAAAGTTCCTCCCCGATGCGCAATTCGTCGCGCTGGCGAATCGGACGGCTCTGGAGCGGGTCGGCGGCTTCTTTCCAGGCGAGGTTCGTGCTGTCAGGTGGGTGGGCGCTGATCGCGTGACGTGGGCGGCGGGTGAGCTCGTCGCGGTGAACAGAGCCGCACGCGCACTCGACATCGATGTGATCTGGTCGCCCGCGAACTTCGGTCCGATCAGCCGGGCACCGGCTGCGAGGGTGATCACGGCTCATGATGTGATCTATCACGAAGCTCGCGGCTCGGGCCTTGCCGGCATCCTCGCGTGGCCGAGCTCGATGTTGATGGAACGGTCGGTCAGGACCGCCGACGCCGTCATCACCGGCTCGCACGCTGCGGCAGCCGCGTTGGAGTCGCACATCGGCGTGCCGGCGAGCGCGATGTCTGTGATCCCGCACGGCACTCGAAACGGCGTCGCGCCGGAGGCCCCTTGGGCGCAACTCGCGCCGCTCGGGATCGCTCCGGGACGGCCCCTGGTACTCAGCACCGGAAACAGACTCCCCCATAAGAATTTCGATGGCCTCGTGCGGGCGCTAGCGACGATCCGACCCGAGCGGCGCCCCCTTCTGGTGATCACCGGCGGTCGGCGCGACGATCCGCTCGTACCGCTGACTCGCGACCTTCGCCTCACCGACGACGTGCGCCTGCCCGGGTGGGTGAGCGCGGATCAACTGGAGTCGCTGTACGCCGTCGCAGATCTCTATACATGCCCGTCGCTGTCCGAGGGTTTCGGCCTGCCAGTGGTCGACGCGATGCGGCGCGGCTGCGTCGTGCTCGCCAACGACGTCCCGGTCTTGCGCGAGGTCGGGGGAACCGCAGCGCGCTACGCGGATGCGGCGTCGCCTGCCGCATTCGGGCGAGCGATCACGGAAGCACTCGATGCGGCGCCCGATGCGGACCGTCGCGCTCAAGGTCGCGACTGGTCGGAGCGCTTCACGTGGGAAGAGTCCGCACGTCGCACGGCTGCGGTTCTCACCCAGGCCGCAGCGCTCACGGAGCGCCGTCGTGCCTGA
- a CDS encoding glycosyltransferase family 4 protein — MPAVQRIAVAYDCLYPYTTGGGERLYRAYAERLQRSGRSVDYLTTVQWDDRPVGEPFHVVPVTGRLRLYGPNGVRRTAAALAFAWALFKSLRRRRKEYDAVIVSGLPVLNVFAVRAALARSGVRVVVDYLEVWGRNQWAEYAGPLTGTVAWLLQRAAIALTDTATCHSQLTARQLRTERYRGELLISPGLIEDSACAEFVPSPGAPPYVLYAGRHIPDKQVDKLPAAVAHARRSLPDLRLVILGTGPTSDAVRDAVARADGTSWADLPGFVSEERLEELMANAACLVNPSRREGYGLVVVEASAHGTPVVLVEGSGNAATELIAPGVNGFLAPDAGTPALGDAIVRAVGGGDPLRDTTRQWYEEAVRTRTVDRTVSAILASLDETTPHSPDPRARGGIEEESPS; from the coding sequence GTGCCCGCCGTCCAGCGCATCGCGGTCGCATACGACTGTCTCTACCCCTACACGACGGGTGGCGGTGAACGACTCTATCGGGCGTACGCCGAGCGATTGCAGCGATCAGGCAGATCCGTCGACTACCTGACCACGGTTCAATGGGATGACCGACCGGTGGGCGAGCCGTTCCATGTGGTGCCGGTGACGGGCCGCCTTCGACTGTACGGTCCGAACGGCGTGCGGCGGACCGCCGCTGCTCTCGCCTTCGCCTGGGCTCTGTTCAAGAGCCTGCGCCGACGGCGGAAGGAGTATGACGCGGTCATCGTCAGTGGCCTTCCCGTGCTCAATGTGTTCGCGGTTCGGGCAGCGCTCGCGCGCTCGGGTGTTCGCGTCGTCGTGGACTACCTCGAGGTCTGGGGACGAAACCAGTGGGCGGAGTACGCAGGTCCGCTGACGGGAACCGTCGCCTGGCTCCTCCAACGGGCCGCAATCGCCCTCACGGATACAGCGACATGCCATTCCCAACTGACCGCCCGTCAGCTGCGCACGGAACGCTACCGCGGTGAGCTCCTCATCAGCCCCGGGCTGATCGAGGATTCCGCATGTGCGGAGTTCGTCCCATCTCCCGGCGCCCCCCCATACGTTCTCTACGCCGGGCGGCACATTCCAGACAAGCAGGTCGACAAGCTGCCGGCGGCCGTGGCGCACGCCCGCCGATCCTTGCCGGATCTTCGTCTGGTGATTCTGGGGACGGGTCCGACGTCCGACGCTGTTCGTGACGCTGTCGCGCGCGCCGACGGCACGAGCTGGGCCGACCTGCCCGGCTTCGTCTCCGAGGAGCGACTGGAGGAACTGATGGCCAATGCCGCGTGTCTGGTCAACCCGTCGCGGCGCGAAGGATACGGCCTGGTCGTCGTCGAAGCGTCTGCACATGGCACCCCCGTCGTTCTGGTCGAAGGGAGCGGGAACGCCGCCACCGAACTGATCGCGCCCGGGGTCAACGGTTTCCTCGCGCCCGATGCTGGCACCCCTGCCCTGGGAGATGCGATCGTCCGCGCAGTGGGCGGCGGCGATCCGCTGCGAGACACGACGCGCCAGTGGTACGAAGAAGCCGTGCGCACGCGAACGGTGGATCGCACCGTGAGTGCCATACTCGCATCGCTCGACGAAACGACACCGCACTCGCCCGACCCGCGTGCTCGCGGCGGCATCGAAGAAGAAAGTCCCTCGTGA
- a CDS encoding DUF6541 family protein has protein sequence MSADWLVAVAPFAVSALLFIVPGLIVRLVGWNVRAITPYLLAPAISTAIVAVAANAAPVLRLPWTLLPVALVTLLAAGAAFGLRRWVGPDPVDRPHPRRIIAAAGGLLLAGTVVALQLIYVFGGPDTISQTFDSIIHLNSIRFALDAGSSSALTIGATSDIGFYPNAWQSFVTLSASLTGVDIPTAVNATNIAVGALVWPASAMALAAVLFRERAAALAASAALSTGFGAFPILLFYFGVLYPNAMGYANLGAGVAALVLLLRARTAAARVREAVLLLVVCAAIGLGHPNAFLALFAIGAVITLYAVLRTALIERARRVWVTGAAVAVGVVAVGAGLWQYSRTGFEMSRWGPWQSTAQAFGEAILASPRGYPITIAISVLLLLGILTLARRPVRLIIGIPFAVAAFMFVLASGAGTENPLRELVTNPWYNDSFRLAALLPFAAIPVATFGAVVLVDFVRGVLRRWSTPRLVSGLIATIAALALFGVGVGPNVTRTAQDARGSYAYTPSSALVTSDEAALLARLDTNTPQSAVILGNPWTGTSLAYALSDRNVVERHIFGTRSDDEVFLDEHLREIEDDPRVCAALSRLGVDYVLDFGTQNVFNSPDSGLDHTGLNDLVPSRSLVLVDSEGPAARLFRVEGC, from the coding sequence ATGAGCGCGGACTGGCTGGTCGCTGTTGCGCCATTCGCCGTCTCCGCACTTCTTTTCATCGTTCCGGGCTTGATCGTCCGACTCGTCGGATGGAACGTTCGCGCGATCACGCCATACTTGTTGGCGCCGGCGATCTCGACCGCCATCGTGGCCGTGGCGGCCAACGCGGCGCCGGTCCTCCGACTCCCGTGGACGCTGCTTCCGGTAGCGCTCGTGACTCTCCTGGCCGCCGGTGCGGCTTTCGGTCTGCGCCGCTGGGTCGGTCCCGACCCGGTCGATCGTCCGCACCCCCGCCGGATCATCGCGGCCGCCGGCGGGCTGCTGCTGGCTGGCACGGTCGTGGCGCTGCAGCTGATCTACGTGTTCGGTGGACCCGACACCATCTCGCAGACCTTCGACAGCATCATCCATCTGAACTCGATCCGCTTCGCGCTCGACGCCGGCAGTTCGTCTGCGCTCACGATCGGCGCCACCTCGGATATCGGCTTCTACCCGAACGCGTGGCAGAGCTTCGTGACGCTGAGCGCGAGTCTCACCGGGGTCGACATCCCCACCGCGGTCAATGCGACGAACATCGCGGTCGGCGCACTCGTGTGGCCTGCGTCCGCCATGGCGCTGGCAGCAGTCCTGTTCCGGGAGCGAGCTGCGGCCCTCGCGGCATCGGCTGCCCTCTCGACCGGGTTCGGGGCTTTCCCCATCCTGCTTTTCTACTTCGGCGTGCTGTACCCGAACGCTATGGGCTACGCCAACCTCGGCGCCGGGGTGGCGGCGCTCGTGCTGCTGCTCCGCGCGCGAACAGCCGCTGCTCGCGTCCGCGAGGCGGTCCTCCTTCTGGTCGTGTGCGCCGCAATCGGCCTTGGACATCCGAACGCGTTCCTGGCGCTCTTCGCCATCGGCGCCGTCATCACGCTGTATGCCGTCTTGCGTACGGCGCTGATCGAGCGCGCACGCCGTGTCTGGGTGACCGGCGCCGCCGTCGCAGTCGGGGTGGTCGCCGTCGGGGCGGGACTTTGGCAGTACTCACGCACCGGATTCGAGATGTCACGCTGGGGCCCGTGGCAGAGCACCGCGCAAGCCTTCGGTGAAGCCATTCTCGCGAGCCCGCGCGGATATCCGATCACGATCGCCATTTCGGTACTGCTTCTGCTCGGCATCCTCACGCTGGCTCGACGTCCCGTCCGTCTGATCATCGGCATCCCCTTCGCCGTCGCCGCCTTCATGTTCGTGCTGGCTTCCGGCGCCGGAACGGAGAATCCCCTCCGCGAGCTCGTCACCAACCCCTGGTACAACGATTCGTTCCGGTTGGCCGCCCTCCTCCCCTTCGCCGCGATCCCCGTCGCGACCTTCGGAGCGGTCGTCCTTGTCGACTTCGTGCGAGGTGTGCTGCGTCGTTGGTCCACTCCGCGGCTCGTGTCGGGCCTGATCGCGACGATCGCCGCGCTCGCACTCTTCGGCGTCGGTGTCGGCCCGAACGTCACCCGCACCGCGCAGGATGCCCGGGGTTCCTACGCGTACACGCCGAGCTCCGCGCTCGTGACCAGCGACGAAGCCGCCTTGCTCGCGCGACTGGACACCAACACACCCCAGAGTGCCGTGATCCTGGGCAATCCGTGGACCGGTACCTCGCTCGCATACGCCCTGTCCGATCGGAATGTGGTCGAGCGCCATATCTTCGGCACCCGCAGTGACGATGAGGTCTTCTTGGACGAGCACCTTCGCGAGATCGAGGACGACCCGCGGGTGTGCGCCGCTCTCAGTCGCCTCGGTGTGGATTACGTCCTGGACTTCGGAACGCAGAACGTCTTCAACAGCCCCGACTCCGGCCTCGATCACACCGGACTCAACGACCTCGTCCCCTCGCGCTCGCTCGTCCTCGTCGATTCCGAGGGTCCGGCCGCAAGGTTGTTCCGCGTCGAAGGCTGCTGA
- a CDS encoding glycosyltransferase family 2 protein, whose translation MPCLNEAETLAVCITKAQGFLARSGVTGEVLVSDNGSTDGSREIATSLGARVSHAPQRGYGAALINGIETARGTYIIMADADDSYDFENLEPFVERLRAGADLVMGNRFKGGIAPGAMPPLHKYLGNPVLSTIGQLFFRPNVRDFHCGLRGFNAARMRELDLQTTGMEFASEMVVKASLARYRIEEVPTTLKKDGRSRPPHLRSWHDGWRHLRFLFLFAPRWLFVYPGLVAFLLGSVAVAVLAFGGIQIGVVGFDVTTMVYASALCVIGYQSLLFFWLTKLYATQEGFLPTSPRFRSIVAKWTAERGLLIGLGLFVLGIVIAIVQVFRWGNIDFGQQNAAEAVRIALPSALAIMLGFQTMMMSFFSGVLTIPRRDTRASAVIES comes from the coding sequence ATGCCCTGCCTGAACGAGGCCGAGACGCTCGCCGTGTGCATCACCAAGGCGCAGGGCTTCCTCGCGCGCTCGGGAGTCACCGGTGAAGTGCTCGTCTCCGACAATGGCAGCACCGACGGTTCTCGGGAGATCGCGACGAGCCTCGGCGCGAGGGTCTCCCATGCGCCCCAGCGCGGTTACGGCGCCGCGCTCATCAACGGCATCGAAACCGCCCGCGGCACGTACATCATCATGGCCGACGCCGACGACAGCTACGATTTCGAGAACCTCGAGCCATTCGTCGAGCGGCTGCGTGCCGGAGCTGACCTGGTGATGGGCAACCGATTCAAGGGTGGCATCGCACCCGGCGCCATGCCACCGCTGCACAAGTACCTCGGAAACCCAGTGCTCTCAACGATCGGCCAGTTGTTCTTCCGACCGAATGTGCGCGACTTCCACTGTGGGCTCCGGGGCTTCAACGCGGCCCGCATGCGCGAGCTCGACCTGCAGACGACGGGCATGGAGTTCGCCTCGGAGATGGTGGTGAAGGCGTCCCTGGCTCGATACCGGATCGAAGAGGTGCCGACGACCCTGAAGAAGGACGGCCGCTCGCGTCCACCGCATCTCCGCAGCTGGCATGACGGCTGGCGCCATCTCAGGTTCCTCTTCCTCTTCGCGCCACGCTGGTTGTTCGTGTATCCCGGACTTGTCGCGTTCCTGCTGGGCTCGGTCGCCGTGGCCGTGCTGGCGTTCGGCGGGATCCAGATCGGCGTCGTCGGCTTCGACGTGACGACGATGGTCTACGCGAGCGCGCTTTGCGTCATCGGCTACCAATCACTGCTGTTCTTCTGGTTGACGAAGCTCTATGCAACGCAGGAAGGATTCCTGCCGACGAGCCCGCGCTTCCGGTCCATCGTCGCGAAGTGGACCGCCGAACGTGGTCTGCTCATCGGCCTGGGACTGTTCGTGTTGGGTATCGTCATCGCCATCGTGCAGGTGTTCCGATGGGGCAACATCGATTTCGGGCAACAGAACGCCGCAGAGGCTGTCCGGATCGCGCTGCCGAGCGCGCTGGCGATCATGCTCGGATTCCAGACGATGATGATGAGCTTCTTCTCGGGCGTGCTGACCATACCGCGGCGAGATACGCGCGCAAGCGCAGTCATCGAGAGCTGA
- a CDS encoding glycosyltransferase family 4 protein — protein MTVVINGRFLLNSFGGARRFAIELAEGLSRLRGDVVLVTPSLPDDVRVPDVPHESIGRLSGPAWEQIELPSWLHRRGVPLLVNPATIAPILYRRQITVLHDIAPALRPKDFATLFRAQWQLAVRFGMLRKGQRVVTISEASRREIAEQFRVDPARIDVVYPGADSFDRDDLVTAPLSSANTGFLVFGRHGAGKNIRTVIDAVGQMSEGSGSTVQMIGQLDPALRPYAQERKVPADRIQWRGPLSDEQLAEAYRSATAFIWPSLHEGFGLPPVEAQSLGLPVIASDVPVNREVLGDAALYFSATDAGALATAMTALAADPDARAALADLGRQNAARYTWERTVSGWNRLIELSGG, from the coding sequence GTGACTGTGGTGATCAACGGGAGGTTCCTGCTCAACTCCTTCGGCGGCGCCCGCCGATTCGCGATCGAACTCGCGGAGGGGCTCTCCCGACTCCGAGGGGATGTCGTACTGGTGACCCCGTCCCTTCCGGACGATGTGCGTGTTCCGGACGTCCCGCATGAAAGCATCGGGCGACTCAGCGGTCCGGCATGGGAGCAGATCGAACTTCCGTCGTGGCTTCACCGGCGCGGCGTCCCGCTGTTGGTGAATCCGGCCACCATCGCGCCGATCCTCTATCGAAGACAGATCACCGTTCTGCACGACATCGCCCCTGCGCTCCGCCCGAAGGATTTCGCGACCCTCTTCCGTGCGCAGTGGCAACTTGCGGTGCGGTTCGGGATGCTGCGCAAAGGGCAACGGGTCGTCACGATTAGTGAAGCCTCCCGGCGAGAGATCGCGGAGCAGTTCCGCGTCGATCCCGCGAGGATCGACGTCGTCTATCCCGGAGCGGACAGTTTCGATCGCGACGACCTCGTGACAGCCCCGTTGTCGTCGGCGAACACGGGCTTTCTGGTCTTCGGCCGCCACGGTGCGGGCAAGAACATCAGGACCGTGATCGATGCGGTCGGACAAATGTCCGAGGGGAGCGGCTCGACCGTGCAGATGATCGGGCAGCTCGACCCCGCCCTGCGGCCGTACGCGCAGGAGCGGAAGGTCCCGGCCGATAGAATCCAGTGGCGTGGGCCGCTCTCGGACGAACAGCTCGCGGAAGCGTATCGGTCGGCGACCGCGTTCATCTGGCCGTCGCTGCACGAGGGGTTCGGGTTGCCGCCCGTGGAGGCGCAGAGCCTCGGCCTGCCTGTCATCGCGTCGGATGTCCCTGTCAATCGCGAGGTGCTCGGCGATGCGGCACTGTACTTCTCCGCGACAGACGCAGGTGCGCTCGCCACGGCAATGACCGCGCTTGCAGCCGATCCCGATGCCCGGGCGGCCCTGGCCGACCTCGGTCGGCAGAACGCCGCACGGTACACCTGGGAGCGGACCGTGTCAGGGTGGAATCGCCTGATCGAGCTCAGCGGAGGGTGA
- a CDS encoding lipopolysaccharide biosynthesis protein — MPDPSPLWKRLAGFTLVPAIAAISPLLVLPIVSRTAGPSGWSSAIAGEAVGTVAAITIGYGWASIGPALVSIAKDDAHRGSIYRESIVVRLTIALAALPIMGVICWLIASPGSEWLSVLMGLQGALIALSFAWFAAGTGDPRSIIFFDALPRLLVTIVAAFVIAHIGIVELYPMAGIAVTLIGTGLFTVRVLARYPAPWPRARELSRMFRAGFPVALNDVALSAYSSVPAPLVNVTATPIEAAGFASADKMLKLGQFLPMTLANALQAWIGEAHGPHRRRRMRQALAAHGGFGLLGGILLAVFGSWASLILFGAQAQATTGVLIALGVTFALFSLRTSMTRHVLFPAGESRAVLRATLVATAIGVPAMIGLGIVLGPIGAATGYALTEGAATVLLIRRCVEAMRRLDAAAPIAP, encoded by the coding sequence GTGCCTGACCCGTCGCCGTTGTGGAAGCGCCTGGCGGGGTTCACGCTGGTGCCCGCCATCGCCGCGATCTCTCCGCTGCTCGTTCTGCCGATCGTTTCGCGTACCGCAGGTCCCTCGGGCTGGTCGAGCGCGATCGCCGGGGAAGCCGTGGGGACGGTGGCGGCGATCACCATCGGCTACGGCTGGGCCTCAATCGGCCCGGCATTGGTATCGATCGCGAAGGACGATGCGCACCGCGGGTCGATCTACCGAGAATCGATCGTGGTGCGACTCACGATCGCCTTGGCTGCACTGCCGATCATGGGCGTCATCTGCTGGCTGATCGCCTCCCCTGGTTCTGAGTGGCTCTCGGTTCTGATGGGACTTCAAGGCGCGCTCATCGCCCTATCCTTCGCCTGGTTCGCCGCAGGAACGGGAGACCCCCGCTCGATCATCTTCTTCGATGCGCTTCCGCGCCTTTTGGTCACGATCGTCGCGGCTTTCGTGATCGCCCACATCGGGATCGTCGAGCTGTACCCGATGGCGGGTATCGCGGTCACACTCATCGGAACCGGCCTGTTCACGGTACGCGTGCTCGCGCGTTACCCCGCTCCGTGGCCGCGAGCTCGCGAGTTGTCCCGAATGTTTCGCGCGGGGTTCCCCGTCGCTCTCAACGACGTTGCTCTCAGCGCGTACTCGAGCGTGCCTGCGCCGCTCGTGAACGTCACGGCGACTCCGATCGAAGCGGCGGGATTCGCATCCGCCGACAAGATGCTCAAGCTCGGGCAGTTCCTTCCGATGACTCTGGCGAACGCGCTGCAGGCATGGATCGGCGAGGCCCACGGACCCCATCGCCGGCGCAGGATGAGACAGGCGCTCGCCGCGCACGGAGGGTTCGGGCTGCTCGGCGGAATTCTGCTCGCGGTCTTCGGCTCGTGGGCGAGCCTGATTCTGTTCGGCGCCCAGGCCCAGGCCACCACCGGGGTGCTCATCGCCCTCGGAGTCACGTTCGCACTGTTCTCGTTGCGGACTTCGATGACCCGGCATGTGCTGTTCCCGGCCGGCGAATCGCGGGCTGTGCTGCGAGCCACACTCGTGGCCACGGCAATCGGGGTACCGGCGATGATCGGTCTCGGAATCGTCCTCGGACCAATCGGAGCCGCGACCGGCTATGCGCTGACCGAGGGGGCGGCCACCGTTCTGCTGATCCGTCGTTGCGTCGAAGCGATGCGGCGGCTGGATGCCGCCGCGCCCATCGCGCCCTGA
- a CDS encoding GDP-mannose 4,6-dehydratase yields the protein MFRALTGGTMTDARRALITGITGQDGGHLAELLHGKGYEVYGLMRGQNNPRRVEVESEMPYVRLIEGDLIDPTSLVRAVETSDPHELYNLAAISHVGYSFKNPTLTADVTAKGVLNVLEAVRITGRSESTKVYQASTSEMFGGLDYNRPGAGYNENSLFHPRSPYGVAKLYGHWIAKNYRESYGMFVSCGILFNHEGERRGVEFVTRKITHAVARIKLGMQSNIELGDLWPKRDWGYAGDFVEGMWRMLQHDVPDDFVLATGETHSIEEFLTLAFAEIGIDDWRPYVVQNPAYMRPAEVDILLGDPTKAEDVLGWRRAVDFPGLVRRMVAHDLRLAEAQRASA from the coding sequence ATGTTCAGGGCACTGACTGGAGGCACTATGACTGACGCGCGACGCGCACTGATCACCGGCATCACGGGCCAGGACGGCGGACATCTCGCCGAACTGCTCCATGGCAAAGGGTACGAGGTGTACGGGCTCATGCGTGGGCAGAACAACCCTCGCCGCGTCGAGGTCGAGAGCGAGATGCCGTACGTGCGTCTCATCGAGGGCGATCTGATCGATCCCACGTCCCTCGTACGCGCCGTGGAGACATCCGATCCCCACGAGCTGTACAACCTGGCCGCGATCAGCCATGTGGGGTATTCCTTCAAGAATCCGACGCTGACGGCCGACGTCACCGCGAAGGGCGTACTCAACGTCCTCGAAGCCGTCCGCATCACCGGTCGCTCGGAGTCGACGAAGGTGTACCAGGCGTCTACGTCTGAGATGTTCGGGGGTTTGGACTACAACCGTCCCGGAGCCGGCTACAACGAGAACTCGCTCTTCCATCCGCGCAGCCCGTACGGCGTGGCAAAGCTTTACGGCCACTGGATCGCCAAGAACTATCGCGAAAGCTACGGCATGTTCGTCTCGTGCGGCATCCTTTTCAATCATGAAGGCGAACGCCGCGGCGTAGAGTTCGTCACCCGCAAAATCACCCACGCGGTCGCCCGCATCAAGTTGGGAATGCAGTCCAATATCGAGCTGGGTGATCTGTGGCCCAAGCGAGACTGGGGGTACGCGGGAGATTTCGTCGAGGGTATGTGGCGGATGCTGCAGCACGACGTGCCGGACGATTTCGTGCTCGCCACCGGTGAGACGCACTCCATCGAAGAGTTCCTCACGCTCGCCTTCGCCGAGATCGGCATCGACGACTGGCGCCCGTACGTCGTTCAGAACCCCGCCTACATGCGTCCGGCAGAAGTCGACATCCTGCTCGGTGATCCCACCAAGGCGGAGGATGTCCTCGGGTGGAGGCGCGCGGTCGACTTCCCCGGACTGGTGAGGCGCATGGTTGCCCACGATCTGCGCCTGGCGGAGGCCCAGCGCGCGTCCGCATGA
- a CDS encoding UDP-glucuronic acid decarboxylase family protein — protein sequence MSSRILITGGAGFIGSHLSERLLAEGNEVICVDNFFTGARANIEHLFGNPRFEVLRHDVTFPLYVEVDQIYNLACPASPVHYQHDPVQTTKTSVVGAINMLGLAKRLRVPILQASTSEVYGDPAVHPQTEEYWGNVNPIGPRSCYDEGKRAAETLFFDYRRQHDLDIKVIRIFNTYGPRMHPNDGRVVSNFIVQALRGEPITMYGDGSQTRSFCYVDDLVDGMVRLMGTGHDVTGPINVGNPGEFTMLELAQAVLEITGSRSSIEYRPLPQDDPRQRQPDITRARRELGWEPTVALASGLQSTVDYFRHALAA from the coding sequence ATGTCGTCAAGGATCCTCATCACCGGCGGCGCCGGGTTCATCGGCTCCCATCTATCGGAGAGGCTCCTGGCAGAAGGCAACGAGGTCATCTGCGTCGACAACTTCTTCACCGGTGCCCGGGCGAACATCGAGCACCTTTTCGGCAATCCGCGCTTCGAGGTGCTCCGTCACGACGTGACCTTCCCGTTGTACGTGGAGGTGGACCAGATCTACAACCTGGCCTGCCCGGCCTCTCCTGTGCACTACCAGCACGACCCGGTGCAGACCACGAAGACGAGCGTGGTCGGTGCCATCAACATGCTGGGGCTGGCGAAGCGCCTTCGCGTGCCGATCCTGCAGGCCTCGACATCGGAGGTCTACGGCGACCCGGCCGTGCACCCGCAGACCGAAGAGTACTGGGGCAATGTGAATCCCATCGGCCCGCGCTCGTGCTACGACGAGGGCAAGCGCGCCGCGGAGACGCTCTTCTTCGACTATCGCCGCCAGCACGATCTGGACATCAAGGTGATCCGGATCTTCAACACCTATGGTCCGCGAATGCATCCCAACGACGGACGCGTCGTCTCCAACTTCATCGTGCAGGCGCTTCGCGGCGAGCCCATCACGATGTACGGCGACGGCTCTCAGACCCGATCGTTCTGCTACGTCGACGACCTGGTCGACGGCATGGTCCGACTGATGGGCACCGGTCACGACGTGACAGGGCCGATCAACGTCGGCAACCCCGGTGAGTTCACCATGCTCGAGCTGGCGCAGGCGGTCTTGGAGATCACCGGCAGTCGGTCGTCGATCGAATACCGTCCGCTGCCGCAGGACGATCCGAGGCAGCGGCAGCCCGACATCACTCGAGCGCGCCGCGAACTCGGGTGGGAGCCGACCGTCGCCCTCGCCAGCGGGCTCCAGTCGACTGTGGACTATTTCCGTCACGCTCTGGCAGCCTGA
- a CDS encoding glycosyltransferase family 2 protein, translating to MHLGLVVTTLGRIDPLRSLLDSLTGQLEGGDHVVLVAQGRQEEVRALVEEFASRGVPVTTTESARGASLGRNTGVAALPTGDLVVNFPNDTSVFPPGMLARIRAGVDAPGFLAGGFASWDERGPKTQMPPAGTTLDRWNVWSVIEMGILLRRSIFEEVGGFDESIGPGSSTPWQVAEGTDLLLRIIHRRPEVAERFTWFPADVHVEGISTAFGLTSTERRRKMRAYGRGTGHAMVTHRYPLWWRAAFTLAGLFYGVRNPKPITLADGWPMFLGRFEGAIGRTLGQRRMVSATR from the coding sequence GTGCATCTTGGACTCGTCGTCACGACACTGGGGCGGATCGACCCGCTGCGATCTCTCTTGGATTCCTTGACAGGGCAACTCGAGGGGGGCGACCACGTCGTCCTGGTAGCCCAGGGACGACAGGAAGAGGTCCGAGCGCTGGTGGAGGAGTTCGCCTCTCGTGGCGTGCCTGTGACGACCACGGAATCGGCTCGAGGCGCCTCGCTCGGGCGGAACACGGGTGTGGCTGCATTGCCCACCGGTGATCTCGTCGTCAATTTCCCCAACGACACGTCGGTGTTCCCGCCGGGAATGCTGGCACGCATCCGCGCCGGCGTCGATGCGCCTGGCTTCCTCGCGGGCGGCTTCGCGTCCTGGGACGAGCGAGGGCCGAAGACGCAGATGCCCCCCGCAGGAACCACCTTGGACCGGTGGAACGTTTGGTCTGTCATCGAGATGGGGATTCTCCTGCGCCGGTCGATCTTCGAGGAGGTCGGCGGTTTCGACGAGTCGATCGGGCCGGGCAGCAGCACGCCCTGGCAGGTGGCCGAGGGCACCGACCTGCTGCTTCGCATCATCCACCGGCGTCCCGAGGTCGCCGAGCGGTTCACGTGGTTCCCCGCCGACGTGCATGTCGAGGGCATCTCAACTGCTTTCGGCCTGACCAGCACGGAACGCCGTCGGAAGATGCGCGCGTACGGCCGCGGGACTGGTCATGCCATGGTGACGCACCGCTACCCGCTGTGGTGGCGTGCGGCCTTCACACTCGCCGGCCTGTTCTACGGGGTGCGAAACCCGAAACCGATCACGCTCGCCGATGGCTGGCCGATGTTCCTCGGGCGTTTCGAGGGCGCGATCGGACGCACTTTGGGTCAGCGCCGGATGGTATCCGCGACACGCTGA